From the genome of Podospora bellae-mahoneyi strain CBS 112042 chromosome 2, whole genome shotgun sequence:
CTACTGGACTGGACTGGACTGGACCGCAATTGGATGGGGTCATTCTAcaaggaagagagagggaacATCATTCGCAGCCCGCACAGCCAGCTTGGCAGGGCGCTGGACATACACAACGGAGTTAAACGGAGAGGGATTCATTGATTTTGCTTtgttatcatcatcattataCCAATTTACTATTTTTTCACCATTTACTTGAACTATGTCGCAATATCCTGCTTATGTCACTGTGGGTGAGAGTGAAAGTTGGCATTTTGTCTTGTAAGGTGTgaatgagatgagatggcgCAATTGACACTAACAATTGACAGTTCCCTTGTGCTGGAAAAAGAAGATCATTTTGTTGGCCGCTTCGGTACCGAATATCTCTATAATGAAAATTTGGCTCGCCCAGTCATGAATCCATAACGGAAGGTTTCCTTGCGCGGTGTCTGTTACGCAAAATTCTTTCAAGAATCGTGCCATGCGAGAGGGAATGTCATGCCATTTTTATCTAAACCGGGCGCGCCGCAGGTCGCCGTTTGTTGCTGCTACCTTGAccgctgttgctggtgtAAGTGTTTCTCGCACGGTGTGGGGAATGGATCGGACACGGAGAGCGGTATAGGAAAGGGGAGAACCGGTGGGAATTGAGATTGGGGAAAGCTTTATAAGGGTCCACATTTTCCcgttgggagagggagatcTAACGGGAATGCCGGTGACCGGGTTTGGCTGCCGATTTTTGGTGGTGcggaaggaggtgatggatTGATACCATATCTTTCTACTTGCTCATTTGTGCCAATGCCCCAGCTCTTCATGTTGAGCGAAGGCTGTATTGGCTTGGCACACCTGTTTGAGTTACCCGTTGGAGATTTGTCTCGAGGACACAGGTGTCTGTGTTATTCATGATCTTTCTGGCATCGTCTGTGGCGTGAGTCGGCGACAGCAAGCTTGGACGAGGTTGGATGATTCTGGGTTGGTCAGTGAACATTTGTCCCCGGCTGAACTATTGTTGTCCTCTATCTACTTGTACACGTCCAGTTTCTCAAGATGTACCAACCCATTCGCAGGCTGTCAAATCCCGTCAGCTTTTCTTCATCCCCGTTCAATTATGAAAGGAAGCTACTCACCGGGGCATACTGCCTCAACTtcacccccgcctccctaaacaccgccgccgtaTCCCCATCCATGCTATACCCGTGACTatacaccacctccccgaTCCCAACCTGAACAATCTTGATGCTGCACGTCAAGCACGGGTGCGTAGTGCAGTACAGCACCGCgccctccctcaccctctcccttcccgcTTCAAGCAGGGCATTCTCCTCGGCATGGATACAAAGACAAGTCGTCAACCCGTGCCCTGACCCCTGACCGGCATTGCACCTGtcacatcccccctccccgcagTTGACCAAGCCCCTGGGTGTACCGTTGTAACCCGTGCTGATAACCCTCTTATCCCTCACAATAACGCATCCAACCCGCCGCTTCATGCAGTTTGCCCTCTGCGCCGCCAGCTCAGCCAACGCCATGAAGTAGGCGTCCCACGACGGGCGGAGCCGGTCTTGATTCAACAAATCCAGCTTCCCCAGCGTGGCGTACAAGTGGgcgagagaagaagaggtgttcaacaacctcactGTCGCTCTTGATATCATCGCCTGGGTGCCGTTTACTGGATCGTAGAGATGGGAGTCGTTTAGTGTGACGAACGACTCGAGATCAGTAACGTCATGATCGGGCTCCGACTCCTCGTTTGGTCCTTTCAAGAACCGACCGTGGTTGGACTGGGACTGTCGAGCTAGGAAACGTTTCCAGCGGACGGTCAAGGGGGCGTCAAcc
Proteins encoded in this window:
- the DCD1 gene encoding Deoxycytidine monophosphate (dCMP) deaminase (COG:F; EggNog:ENOG503NVNV); translated protein: MFIGICGSICAGKRTIANYLADHHGFTHLYLSPKHTTQTTPPSSISSSTTTQTTFSTPEELLEFVTKRWRDRFVTTDIPSEEILEMYTRRPFFLLLSVDAPLTVRWKRFLARQSQSNHGRFLKGPNEESEPDHDVTDLESFVTLNDSHLYDPVNGTQAMISRATVRLLNTSSSLAHLYATLGKLDLLNQDRLRPSWDAYFMALAELAAQRANCMKRRVGCVIVRDKRVISTGYNGTPRGLVNCGEGGCDRCNAGQGSGHGLTTCLCIHAEENALLEAGRERVREGAVLYCTTHPCLTCSIKIVQVGIGEVVYSHGYSMDGDTAAVFREAGVKLRQYAPPANGLVHLEKLDVYK